A genomic region of Candidatus Marimicrobium litorale contains the following coding sequences:
- a CDS encoding FKBP-type peptidyl-prolyl cis-trans isomerase — protein MPLNIAAEAVVTFHYTLRDGEGVALETSRDGEPTAYLHGSNSIIPGLEKTMTGREKGETFSVTVDPKESYGERQEGKTQRVPIKHLIFKGKLRAGDTAQLNTREGRRAVTVIKAGRHSADIDTNHPLAGRTLVFEIEINDVRAATAEELAHGHAHGPGGHQH, from the coding sequence ATGCCCTTGAACATAGCTGCTGAAGCAGTCGTCACTTTCCACTACACCCTGCGCGACGGTGAAGGGGTAGCGTTGGAGACATCTCGTGACGGCGAACCTACTGCCTACCTGCACGGGTCAAACAGTATTATTCCGGGGCTGGAAAAGACCATGACGGGGCGTGAAAAGGGAGAGACGTTCAGCGTCACTGTCGACCCGAAAGAAAGCTACGGTGAAAGGCAGGAAGGCAAGACGCAACGGGTACCGATCAAGCACCTGATATTCAAAGGCAAGCTGCGTGCGGGGGATACGGCACAACTGAATACACGGGAAGGCAGACGAGCCGTCACTGTGATCAAGGCGGGGAGGCACTCAGCGGATATCGATACCAACCACCCCTTGGCGGGGCGCACATTAGTGTTTGAAATCGAAATCAATGATGTGCGTGCCGCTACAGCTGAAGAACTAGCCCACGGGCACGCTCATGGCCCGGGTGGGCATCAACACTAA
- the gltX gene encoding glutamate--tRNA ligase, with product MTVRTRVAPSPTGDPHVGTAYIALFNLCFARAHGGQFLLRIEDTDQTRSTPESEQAILDSLRWLGLTWDEGPDIGGDNGPYRQSERMDLYREHADQLVAAGNAFRCYRTAAELDALREARRAGGHSTALKPSDLRLADEEVAAREDRGDPYVIRLLVPEEEGVCVVRDMLRGDIELDWGMIDAQILLKSDGMPTYHLANVVDDHLMGITHVLRGEEWINSAPKHKLLYEYFKWDMPQLCHLPLLRNPDKSKLSKRKNPTSILYYERMGFLPEALINYLGRMGWSMPDEREKFTLSEMIDDFDIQRVSLGGPIFDREKLSWLNGMWLREDFDDEALADRLVDWAFNRDNLMRVLPHARQRMETLSDLAPLAGFLVSGILPLSEASFDSVKGDREAIIKVLQFALWRLEARREWTRDLIWDDMKGLADALDIKIKDLLAPLFIAIAGSSASFSVVDSMAMLGPDMSRARIRHAVEVLGGVSKKAAKRLDKEYMALGAL from the coding sequence ATGACCGTACGTACGCGCGTTGCGCCTTCGCCTACCGGAGATCCCCATGTGGGGACCGCCTATATCGCCCTTTTTAATCTGTGTTTTGCCCGCGCTCACGGCGGTCAATTCCTGCTGCGCATTGAAGATACAGACCAGACACGTAGCACGCCTGAATCAGAACAGGCCATCCTCGATTCACTGCGCTGGCTCGGGCTCACATGGGATGAGGGTCCCGATATTGGCGGCGACAATGGACCCTATCGGCAAAGCGAGCGCATGGACCTGTACCGTGAGCATGCGGATCAACTGGTTGCTGCGGGTAACGCGTTTCGCTGCTATCGCACAGCTGCGGAGCTGGACGCACTGCGTGAGGCGCGGCGCGCGGGGGGGCATAGCACTGCGCTCAAGCCCTCGGATCTGAGACTTGCCGACGAGGAAGTTGCTGCCCGGGAAGACAGGGGCGATCCGTATGTAATCCGGTTGTTGGTGCCAGAGGAGGAGGGGGTTTGTGTTGTGCGGGATATGTTGCGTGGCGACATCGAACTTGACTGGGGAATGATTGATGCGCAGATTCTGCTGAAGTCAGACGGCATGCCCACCTATCACCTGGCGAACGTGGTGGACGATCATCTTATGGGTATCACCCACGTACTGCGTGGTGAGGAATGGATCAACTCGGCGCCCAAGCACAAGCTACTTTACGAATACTTCAAATGGGACATGCCGCAGCTGTGCCATTTGCCCCTGCTGCGTAACCCTGACAAATCGAAGTTGAGTAAACGGAAGAACCCCACCAGCATTCTTTACTACGAACGAATGGGTTTTCTGCCCGAGGCCCTTATCAATTACCTGGGGCGTATGGGTTGGTCGATGCCCGATGAGCGTGAAAAGTTTACTCTCAGTGAGATGATAGATGACTTCGATATTCAGCGCGTGTCTCTGGGCGGGCCCATATTCGATCGGGAGAAGCTGAGCTGGCTGAACGGCATGTGGCTTCGAGAAGACTTTGACGACGAGGCGCTGGCGGACCGACTGGTAGATTGGGCCTTTAACAGGGATAACCTTATGCGAGTTTTGCCCCATGCTCGTCAGCGTATGGAGACTCTCAGTGATCTTGCCCCTTTGGCCGGGTTTCTTGTGTCCGGCATATTACCCCTGAGCGAGGCGAGTTTTGACTCGGTAAAAGGGGATCGCGAGGCGATTATAAAAGTTTTACAGTTTGCACTTTGGCGCCTTGAAGCCCGACGAGAATGGACGCGGGACCTTATCTGGGATGACATGAAAGGACTGGCGGATGCACTGGATATCAAGATAAAGGATTTGCTCGCCCCCCTGTTCATTGCAATCGCCGGCAGTAGTGCATCGTTTTCGGTCGTCGATTCAATGGCAATGCTGGGGCCCGATATGAGTCGTGCGAGAATACGCCACGCGGTAGAGGTGCTGGGAGGTGTCTCCAAAAAGGCAGCCAAGCGACTGGATAAGGAATACATGGCGCTAGGTGCACTTTGA
- the pnuC gene encoding nicotinamide riboside transporter PnuC: MTDGLTLALLAEVLASGANLLYVLLLIRERISCWAFGIIGSLLSVCLFIDARLYSESVLYLFYAAMAVWGWLRWHRREAVADNPVTRWQLAQHLRAIVVAALLALGLGFSLHFYSDAERPLFDAFTTVFSFLGTYLQINKVLESWLYWIILNVASVWLYLDSGLAVYAALMVFYALLSVSGYLQWRRSPVQ, translated from the coding sequence ATGACAGATGGCCTGACACTCGCTCTGCTGGCAGAGGTGCTTGCCAGCGGAGCCAACCTGCTCTACGTGCTCCTTTTGATACGAGAGCGAATAAGCTGCTGGGCTTTCGGAATTATTGGCAGCCTGCTCAGCGTATGCCTGTTTATTGACGCTAGGTTGTATTCGGAGTCGGTGCTTTACCTGTTCTATGCCGCCATGGCGGTATGGGGCTGGCTCCGATGGCACAGGCGAGAGGCAGTAGCGGATAATCCAGTGACACGTTGGCAGTTGGCACAACATCTGCGGGCAATCGTTGTGGCGGCACTGCTGGCTTTGGGGCTGGGCTTCAGCCTGCATTTCTACAGTGACGCTGAAAGACCGCTATTCGACGCCTTCACCACCGTCTTCAGCTTTCTGGGGACCTACCTGCAAATCAATAAGGTGCTGGAATCCTGGCTTTATTGGATCATCCTAAACGTGGCCTCGGTCTGGCTATACCTCGATAGTGGCCTGGCAGTTTATGCGGCGCTCATGGTTTTTTATGCGCTGCTCTCGGTATCGGGCTACCTGCAGTGGCGCCGTTCACCGGTTCAATAG
- the dusA gene encoding tRNA dihydrouridine(20/20a) synthase DusA gives MTDPNPVSASPVAHRFCIAPMMDWSDLHCRYFWRLLTRKALLYTEMVTSGALIHGDRERFLHFNDEEHPVALQLGGSDPSDLARCARWAQEWGYQEVNLNCGCPSDRVKSGRFGACLMAEPQRVADCVAAMVDSCNLPITIKHRIGIDQMETYEELAHFVEPVAAAGCSVFIVHARKAWLQGLSPKENREIPPLNYPWVYRLKDDFPQLTVVINGGIRSLAECKTHLAAVDGVMLGREAYQNPWLLADVDRSLFGIDNPAISRDEVLDTLLPYTRLQLARGVPLNHMTRHFLGLFQGLPGARKFRRHLSENAYREGADIAVLEQAHELVRASIARMDNSAAGHL, from the coding sequence ATGACGGATCCTAACCCTGTCAGCGCAAGCCCTGTCGCCCACCGTTTCTGCATCGCACCGATGATGGACTGGTCTGACCTGCACTGTCGTTATTTTTGGAGATTGCTAACGCGAAAGGCCCTGTTGTATACAGAAATGGTCACCAGCGGCGCACTCATTCATGGCGACCGTGAGCGTTTCTTGCACTTCAATGATGAAGAGCACCCAGTCGCTCTGCAGCTGGGGGGTAGTGACCCCTCCGATCTCGCACGCTGTGCCAGGTGGGCACAGGAATGGGGCTACCAGGAAGTAAACCTGAATTGCGGTTGCCCATCGGACCGGGTCAAGTCCGGGAGATTTGGAGCCTGTCTAATGGCGGAACCTCAACGTGTAGCCGATTGTGTCGCGGCCATGGTTGACAGTTGCAATTTACCCATCACGATAAAACACCGCATCGGCATAGACCAAATGGAGACCTACGAAGAGCTTGCGCATTTTGTTGAGCCAGTAGCGGCGGCAGGGTGCTCCGTATTTATCGTACACGCCCGCAAGGCCTGGCTGCAGGGACTTTCACCGAAGGAGAACCGGGAGATTCCTCCGCTAAACTACCCGTGGGTCTATCGACTGAAGGATGATTTTCCGCAGCTCACGGTCGTCATCAACGGCGGTATCCGGAGTCTTGCGGAGTGCAAGACACACCTTGCGGCCGTAGATGGGGTCATGCTGGGACGCGAGGCCTACCAGAACCCCTGGTTGCTCGCTGATGTAGACCGATCTCTGTTCGGTATAGACAACCCCGCGATCAGCCGGGACGAGGTCCTCGACACCCTGCTACCCTACACCCGGCTCCAACTGGCCCGCGGCGTGCCACTTAATCATATGACCCGGCACTTTCTGGGCCTGTTTCAGGGACTACCCGGTGCCAGAAAGTTCCGCCGCCATCTAAGCGAAAACGCCTATCGCGAGGGCGCTGACATCGCTGTTCTCGAGCAGGCTCATGAACTGGTAAGAGCGTCCATAGCCCGAATGGACAACAGTGCCGCCGGCCACTTGTAA
- a CDS encoding TerB family tellurite resistance protein — MIQVLKSLFENPERDSLESRQRALHMAAAALMIETARADFVHDDAEQARLTELLSDALQLSQEQIKELVVAAEARVDEAISLYEFTRVINDHYSAEQKLRLIDAMWSVAYADNDLDKYEEHLIRQVAELTYVPHSDYIQSKLSARETTA; from the coding sequence ATGATTCAGGTATTAAAGTCACTTTTTGAAAACCCTGAGCGAGACTCTTTGGAGTCACGCCAACGCGCGCTGCATATGGCTGCGGCCGCCCTGATGATAGAAACAGCCCGTGCCGATTTTGTTCACGACGATGCAGAACAGGCTCGGCTTACCGAATTACTCTCAGACGCACTTCAGCTCAGTCAGGAGCAAATAAAAGAACTGGTTGTTGCCGCCGAGGCGCGAGTCGATGAAGCCATATCGCTGTACGAATTTACCAGAGTCATCAATGACCACTACAGTGCGGAGCAGAAACTTCGGCTAATCGATGCCATGTGGTCGGTGGCGTATGCTGACAACGACCTGGATAAATATGAAGAACACCTGATCCGACAGGTCGCCGAGCTGACCTATGTGCCTCACTCAGACTATATCCAAAGCAAATTATCAGCCAGAGAAACGACCGCCTGA
- a CDS encoding anti-anti-sigma factor, whose product MQSGRVLAANHNGAYVIRFTGDVRLTLCTSIDDYFQHMFEDPEFTSVWVDLCGAEGIDSTTLGLLAKLALKVKDVFDFEPAIYSCEPGINRLLRSMGFERLFQLHEQVCENPEGIIDIPAVQGSEDSVREKVIEAHRILMDISDENRGRFKDLVNALERS is encoded by the coding sequence ATGCAGAGCGGACGCGTATTGGCGGCGAATCATAATGGCGCCTATGTCATTCGGTTTACGGGAGATGTGCGTCTGACCCTGTGCACCAGTATTGATGATTATTTTCAGCATATGTTCGAAGACCCTGAATTTACCAGCGTCTGGGTCGATCTCTGCGGCGCAGAGGGAATCGATAGTACGACGCTGGGGCTGCTTGCGAAATTGGCGCTGAAAGTGAAGGACGTTTTCGACTTTGAGCCTGCCATTTATTCCTGCGAGCCTGGCATTAATCGTCTGTTGCGCAGCATGGGTTTTGAACGCCTGTTTCAACTACACGAACAGGTGTGTGAAAACCCTGAGGGTATTATTGATATTCCTGCGGTGCAGGGCAGTGAAGATTCCGTTCGAGAAAAGGTGATTGAAGCACACAGGATTCTGATGGATATCTCAGATGAAAACCGTGGCCGGTTCAAGGATCTTGTCAATGCTCTTGAGCGCAGCTGA
- a CDS encoding PP2C family protein-serine/threonine phosphatase, protein MSASKGNLLIIDDQGARARVLADMLSVHGFDSQIVTDVANTAYSLGWDSDVDVILCELELKNFSWEDARFALRTMDVQVPVIMLCGTAEVEPMMNALRLGAADFFLRPVDERALIKSLQRCVRQRRLRRELQESRESLEAANRELRGTVKMLEQDQQAGRQVQLRMLPHSPMALNDYVFSHTVVPSLYLSGDFTDYFTLGDHHVIFFMADVSGHGSSSAFATVLLKNLFARKRSDFSRRGDQTIMDLSAMLGHANQELLDLQVDKFATMLVGLLDMRNNSLSYSVAGHLPLPVLVSDDGARYLEGGGSPVGILADAQYHVDEIVLPEKFTLALFSDGILEILPPKNLIDKEEYLLQALARGADAPEDLVERLGLNAITTAPDDIAALFLSRQV, encoded by the coding sequence ATGAGTGCTTCTAAAGGTAATCTCCTTATTATAGACGATCAGGGCGCGCGAGCCCGGGTGCTGGCAGATATGCTGTCGGTGCACGGCTTTGACTCCCAGATAGTCACCGACGTTGCGAATACGGCTTATTCTTTGGGCTGGGATAGCGATGTTGACGTCATTCTGTGTGAATTGGAGCTGAAGAATTTCTCGTGGGAGGATGCTCGCTTTGCCCTGCGCACTATGGATGTGCAGGTGCCCGTTATCATGCTGTGTGGCACGGCTGAAGTAGAACCGATGATGAATGCGCTGCGATTGGGAGCGGCAGATTTCTTCCTGCGTCCGGTGGATGAGCGGGCGTTGATCAAGTCGTTGCAACGTTGTGTCCGGCAACGCCGGTTGCGCAGAGAATTGCAGGAGTCACGCGAAAGTCTCGAGGCGGCGAATCGGGAACTGCGCGGCACAGTCAAAATGCTGGAGCAGGATCAGCAGGCTGGTCGGCAAGTGCAGTTGCGTATGCTGCCACACTCACCTATGGCTCTGAACGACTATGTCTTCAGTCACACCGTTGTCCCTTCGCTTTACCTGAGTGGCGATTTCACGGACTACTTCACCCTGGGGGATCATCATGTCATTTTTTTCATGGCAGATGTCTCGGGCCATGGCAGCTCCTCGGCTTTTGCTACGGTTTTGTTGAAAAACCTCTTTGCCCGAAAACGCTCCGACTTTTCGCGGCGAGGAGATCAGACCATAATGGATTTATCGGCCATGCTGGGCCACGCCAATCAGGAGTTGTTAGATCTTCAGGTGGATAAATTTGCCACTATGCTGGTGGGCTTGCTTGATATGCGAAACAATAGCTTGAGCTACAGTGTGGCAGGCCACTTGCCTCTTCCGGTGCTCGTATCAGATGACGGTGCGCGCTACCTTGAAGGTGGTGGCTCTCCCGTTGGCATACTTGCAGACGCACAGTATCACGTGGATGAAATCGTGCTTCCGGAGAAGTTCACGCTGGCTTTGTTTTCAGACGGAATACTTGAAATTCTTCCTCCGAAAAATTTGATAGATAAGGAGGAATACTTGCTGCAAGCATTGGCTCGGGGTGCAGATGCTCCGGAAGACCTCGTTGAGCGTCTTGGGCTGAATGCTATCACTACAGCGCCGGATGATATCGCTGCACTATTTTTGAGCAGGCAGGTCTGA
- a CDS encoding MlaA family lipoprotein: MMTALRPLLFLLMLLPGLSAWCQEVDNTTDPWESMNRRIFAFNDTLDKYALLPAARGYQFIMPDPAEEGVGNFISNIYEFNSMFNFLLQGRPGDALQSAGRFLVNTTMGLAGLLDVATPMGIAHEPADFGQTLYTWGVDRGPYVVLPIFGPRTVRSATGYFVDTYTSLPSFAVERQWAYLFWVVEALDLRVDLMQAENLLSGDRYIFVRNAYLQRREYFLTGEIQDSFSIEEEGDEYIEF; this comes from the coding sequence ATGATGACTGCATTGCGCCCTTTACTGTTCCTCCTGATGCTGTTGCCTGGCCTGTCTGCTTGGTGCCAGGAAGTGGACAATACGACAGACCCCTGGGAATCGATGAACCGGCGAATTTTCGCCTTTAACGATACGCTGGACAAGTATGCCTTGCTGCCTGCGGCTCGCGGCTATCAGTTCATCATGCCGGACCCGGCAGAGGAGGGGGTGGGAAACTTTATCTCCAACATTTATGAATTCAACTCCATGTTCAATTTTTTGCTACAGGGGCGTCCGGGGGATGCATTACAAAGCGCGGGCCGTTTTCTGGTCAATACGACAATGGGATTGGCTGGACTGCTGGATGTCGCCACGCCCATGGGCATAGCGCATGAGCCAGCGGATTTTGGACAGACCCTGTATACATGGGGCGTGGACCGCGGCCCGTATGTGGTTCTGCCTATTTTCGGCCCGAGAACCGTGCGCAGTGCCACGGGGTATTTTGTTGATACCTATACGTCGCTGCCTTCCTTTGCCGTTGAGAGGCAGTGGGCTTACCTTTTTTGGGTTGTTGAAGCGCTGGACCTGCGGGTCGACCTGATGCAAGCGGAAAATCTTCTCTCCGGGGATCGCTATATCTTTGTGCGTAACGCCTATCTGCAGCGCCGGGAATACTTTCTTACCGGCGAAATACAAGATAGTTTTTCGATCGAGGAAGAAGGCGACGAATACATCGAGTTTTGA
- a CDS encoding DNA-binding domain-containing protein — protein sequence MDAKALHESQMIMARYLRDPQNNPPPAGVEQRRLKIYEDLIYNNIEGFISSGFPVLRSLYEDIAWHGLVRDFIEGHRCHTPYFLEISQEFLKFLMEDFTLRAVDPPFIAELAHYEWVELALDTAEDEIPDQVAVTDLLTSVPQLSPLAWSLMYRYPVQRIGADCRPQHTGEPVYLVVYRNREDAVCFMEINAVTARLLELIRENSACTASDVLESLAQELGIEPRSLISHGIAQLEEFTELSIVVLAPGP from the coding sequence ATGGACGCTAAGGCTCTGCATGAAAGTCAGATGATTATGGCCCGCTATTTGCGAGACCCTCAGAATAATCCACCCCCTGCAGGTGTTGAACAGCGGCGATTGAAGATTTACGAGGACCTGATATACAACAATATAGAAGGGTTTATCAGCAGTGGTTTCCCGGTACTGCGGAGTCTTTATGAAGACATCGCGTGGCATGGGTTGGTGCGCGATTTCATTGAAGGGCACCGCTGTCATACGCCCTATTTTCTGGAAATCAGTCAGGAGTTCCTTAAGTTTCTGATGGAGGATTTTACGCTGCGAGCGGTCGATCCGCCGTTTATCGCAGAGTTGGCGCATTATGAGTGGGTGGAACTGGCGCTGGACACCGCCGAGGACGAAATACCTGACCAGGTTGCGGTGACGGATCTGCTAACGTCCGTACCCCAATTATCACCGCTTGCCTGGTCGTTAATGTACCGTTACCCCGTGCAACGTATCGGCGCAGATTGCCGCCCGCAACATACGGGCGAACCGGTCTACCTGGTGGTTTACAGAAACAGAGAAGATGCGGTTTGTTTCATGGAAATCAACGCGGTGACAGCCCGCCTGTTGGAACTTATTAGGGAAAATAGCGCCTGCACCGCTTCCGATGTTCTGGAATCTTTGGCGCAGGAACTCGGTATCGAACCGCGGTCGTTGATCAGCCATGGCATCGCTCAATTGGAGGAATTTACAGAATTATCCATCGTCGTGCTGGCCCCAGGGCCATAA
- a CDS encoding DUF692 domain-containing protein has product MPGSSDRVLQGAGLGLRRALLGPLHSTDQGEVDFLEAAPENWIGVGGRFGRQFRALTERFPLLLHGLSLDIGGPDPLDVELVKSIGALMKEAQVPVYSEHLTYCAAQGHLYDLLPIPFTAEAVSYVAARVSQVQDMLGTRIALENASYYAQPISEMSEAEFICAVLEESDCDLLLDVNNIYVNAINHRYDPLEFLDALPLERVRYIHVAGHYDEADDLKVDTHGARVVDPVWSLLAEVYNRKGSVPTLLERDFNLPPMEELLQEVERIRSMQQDARQAEMEAVG; this is encoded by the coding sequence TTGCCCGGCTCTTCTGATCGGGTCCTGCAAGGAGCGGGACTCGGCTTAAGGCGGGCCCTCCTGGGTCCGCTTCATTCAACCGACCAGGGAGAAGTCGATTTTCTTGAGGCAGCACCTGAGAACTGGATTGGTGTCGGTGGACGTTTCGGGCGGCAGTTCCGCGCGCTAACCGAGCGCTTTCCACTCCTGTTGCACGGCTTGTCCCTTGATATTGGCGGGCCGGATCCGCTGGATGTTGAATTGGTGAAATCTATCGGCGCACTGATGAAAGAGGCGCAGGTACCCGTTTACTCCGAGCACCTGACATATTGTGCCGCGCAAGGCCATCTTTACGATCTTCTCCCCATTCCATTTACAGCCGAGGCGGTTAGCTATGTTGCCGCGCGTGTAAGCCAGGTTCAGGACATGCTGGGTACGCGTATCGCGCTGGAAAATGCGTCTTACTACGCGCAGCCCATTTCGGAGATGAGCGAGGCAGAATTTATTTGTGCGGTACTTGAAGAGAGTGATTGCGACCTGCTGCTGGACGTCAATAACATCTACGTCAATGCAATCAACCATCGTTATGATCCCCTCGAATTTCTCGATGCCCTGCCGCTTGAGCGGGTCCGGTATATTCATGTGGCTGGGCATTATGATGAGGCTGATGACTTGAAGGTCGACACTCATGGCGCCAGGGTTGTCGACCCGGTATGGTCTCTTTTGGCGGAGGTCTATAATCGCAAAGGGTCTGTACCTACCCTATTGGAGAGAGACTTCAACCTGCCTCCGATGGAGGAGTTGTTGCAGGAAGTCGAGCGTATCCGGAGCATGCAGCAAGACGCGCGGCAAGCTGAAATGGAGGCGGTCGGCTGA